ATCAGAAGAGATAGCAGATAAGTTTCAGATTTTACTGAAATGCAGTGAGTTAGTAgattttttctcaaaatagtttattttaaaaccaccgtgtacccatttatctttggtgattactcacagtcggaccgatgtcaaCGGACATctagtctgatttcagttacgtcagtgcacttgactttgcctcacgagtttcggggacgctcggaccgtgagtgccaggatttgcggctcggcagacttggtgtccctagacctgccaggattgcggctcggctgactctgtgtccccgagacctgccaggattgcggatcaggctgactacggtcccctgcatcctgccagagcgactcgagctgacttgatgtcatcgaggaatctgccggcgggacaggctgatcatagtcccctgatttcgccagtttgcggctcgggtagactgcgtgatgcccgagacctgccaggggaattgacggatatgacaggggtacaattaggtggtagtttcaaaggattttaagctcttttattcagttatgattttcagctatttcaaaccagtttctttgatattcgcgcattttatatctttatataattgttcagttttacgaaTCTATATACAtacgattatatatattaagatGAATACCTTATACTAAACACATGTGAACTTTAGccttacttatcaagttatttttactatgggggttattatgattttaaactgttttcaagaatcttatgtttggtccactcacatattcaacctgtttttcgcccccaggccgtagaaatgcgcaggatccaccaccgggccattcatagcttccgtgccaccaagtaaggtagagttttgtggaaaatccttaaaaccctgaaaactttagaaaatgctctgatatctagttgaaactgaaaaactggagttgagatctgttatttgagatattctggcagttggtatggatttatttgattgtttaacagtggaaaattttgggtttggtcaaaatacaggggagactctgccgaattttcggcagaagtcaaagggaaaatataaaaagaatttgaaacgagaagggtaaaaaggtcttttgtgcccgacattcgccaggtgtcggacacgctcaggacttggctcgaattccaaagcggaaattgggtcgggtcctgtcatgaaGCCACTTCCGAAGGTGATTTGCCGCACTGGGTTTCCCTTCATCACCCTTCCTTTTGCCTCCAAATAGCAGAGCTCATACCAAACCGAACATGATGAAGTATTACCATTTATGAAACGTCATCCTTGAAGGTTCTCTATCTTCCTTGTGCAGTTTGAGACTATCTACTATGGCTTGGCAAAAGCAAAAGTTTCTTGCGGATCACTAACCATCCATATCGGAGCTGCTCCATATATGGTAACACAAGTGGCCCCAACTCCGACATGTTATTTCTTAGAGCTTTCGCTGCCACATGTAAAAGTGCCCATGATAGTGAGACCCCTACATGCCCTGCTTCATCAGGTTGCTGGAAAACAGATTGGTATGCTTGATCATCCGAATCAATGTGTGTTCGGACAAGATGCTGGAGCTCATACTTAGCTATTCACTTGTCTTGCTTCCTATTCGACAAAAGAATAGCAGCTCCCcccatccaaaacaaaatgttgGGAAGAAGCGTTGATTTTTCTCTACCCCCATAACCATTGGGAGTTACTGCTTCCATGCTGAGGACTAAAGCCAATGATTTCCTGTGAACTTTTAGAAGATCTTTAGCCATACTTATTGACCAGATTCCAGCACTGCATCCCATTCTGCGAAGGTTGAAGCTTTTTATGTTGCTCTGGAATCCAAACTTGTTCAGGATCATAGAAGTAATGGACGGCATAGGGCAGAAAAGGCTACAGTTTGACACAAGAATGTCAATGCTTTTGGGATTTATCTTGTGCTTGGAAAGAAGGTCGTTGACAACAGTGAAGAGAAccatttcagtttttttttttttttgtagtggcACCCAAAGAAGTATCCACTGGGATCTCATGTAGTGAAACGGGAATACAACTCTCTACCCCAATGCCTGGTCTTTCCAATACCTTCGCTTGGAACTTCTTCAACCAACTTATCTGTTTCAATGTGTTCGATGTAATTCAATTTTGTAACTCGCAGGATATCAGGAGGGCGGTAGCAGGTGAAGTTGATAAGGTATATACATTTGCTTCTGAACAGAAAATAGATAACTGCAATGATCAAGACAGTTGCAGCTAAGAAATGGGTGATGGAAATCGGAGATTCTGTAATGATAGATGAGAAACATCTAAACAAGGAAGTCTCCATGTCAAATTGTTGCCTTGTTGGAAGGGATCAACTTAggtattttttctttggtatGTTTTCTTATGTATATAAATAGCAGGCAATGAGGAAGTTTGAAAATCTTTCTAACACTGAATCAAATTTAAGAGGGAGAAGTTTTGTGTGCAGCTCTTTTCACTCTCTCTCAGAGATTAAaatgaggcaagaaaagatcAGAACAAAAGTTGTATATTATCACTTTTACCAACTTACCTTAGAGTCATGCATACTGCATTTTACTTATGCTGTTGAAAGCTACTTTGAGCTCCTGAATGTGACATTAAAAATTGGATGTTTAGCGCCAATAAATTCGTAAGCTCCTCAACAACTATGAAGAGAAAGTGTACATATttctactttttctttcttatgaTGTTTGATACAGTTTTGCAAGAGCCCCGCCTCTTAATTGTGTCATGTGTTATATAATATAACCATGGTTCATATAGGTTATAATGCATGATACATATACATGCCGGTGCCCATTGATCTCATCTTCAAACAAACAACATTCAGGCCATTAATTATGCAATGAATTTCCTAACAACAATAATTGACAGGAAAAATGGCACAAGAGATCCCGGGCCTCTCCACATCACTTCAACAATAATTGAAATCTAATGTCTTGTATTGTTTTTAACTCAAATGAAGTTATGCcatttgcataaaatattGCATAGCAAAAGCTTCTACATAACCAACCACCTATTCATCTTTGCCAATGTTTTAAGTAAGTTGAATGCAGGCAGACCATAACACAATCTCACTCATGTGACTCGTGAGTAAGCGAGCACTTCATAAGACACTGGGCAAAAAGTGAAACTAGCCTATATACAAATACAAGTTAGAAGATCGAGCAAATGCACAGTTTATAAACAAATCACAGAGGaactgaaaaaggaaaattacatTTCAACCGTCGATAGTTATAAGTTAAAATGAGCGGCCTGGATGTTAAAACCCTTAATAAACCCGCGTATCATATCAATCATATCTGTTTTCCCTTGGTAGAAGAAGGATTGAGAAGGAAGCCCTTGCCTTCATTGAATTTGCCTCCTTCCTTCCTCCGTTACTGCAACTCTAAATCTCAACAAGAACAACCCAACCCAAGCTTTAAGGTATGAGAGCCTCCTCTCTTTCAGTCTCTACAGAATTTTTGGTAAAACGAAAAAAAGCTATGGCTTTTATGCTTTTAGAATCATAAAATCATGGCCAACacttgggtttttatttatttatccaGTTCTgtaattaattttagggtttattttTCGATAAACTGATCTGGGTAATTGTTCAACGACGCTTGAAGAATGTCAATTTAGGATTTTGGAGCTTCAATTTAGGATTTTGAAGGTTTATCTTTTTGCCTTTTTGCTGAGGATGATGAGCACCCTTCAGATTACTTCCTGCCAACCTTGCAACTACTTCAGAAACACATCTCAATCTCTCCGCTTCTCTTCGAAACCGAAAGTAATTCAGCACAAATGCATGGCCGTATTGAAGAACAAGCAACGGAGGCTTGTATCTAAGTACCACCAATCTGCTGGACCTGTTTGCTTATTGGGTGGCAAGGGAAAGAATGaaagtggtggtggtgatgaggTAAGAGACCTTTCTGCATGTCCCTCTGCAGGTTACTACAAAATACTTGAATTATATATGCTTCAATTGTGTTCCTTGAAAATGTACTGGAAATTTCATGTGGGTAACTAACTGTCTTCAAAGCTTCTGCCTTTTCTTATTGATATCGATTCAAATGGGTAGCCATCTGATCTGCCcacctaaatttttttctcttactGAGATTTTGGTGCCTTTCCCCCGGAAATTGATTGATCGTTCTGCTTGGTGTCAATTTTTTGCCTTCCATATGCCTAATTGAATGCCAGTTAAATAGTGGTATTGTGCACGATTAGTCATGTACATCTTAAGTTGACTGATAGTTTTATATTCTCATGAGTCTTGTCTTACTCTTAAACATCCCTCCTAAATCCTCTTTTCcaaatacttattttttatgttcttaacagaaaaaagaattaagtTTTTAAAGGTTGAAGAAATCTGTACATGGTTCTATGTGTaatgcaaaaggaaaaagaacaaaaatacaaCGTTCTCCTCTCATGTTTTCTTGTCATCATTGTAACTTTTTTTCCTGGAATTTTTTATGATGCATTATATGCGTAAGATTATTAATTTTATCATGttcttttctcaatttttgcTCATCATAGTCAAATATATTGAGTAACTGGTGAGGGGCATTGAGgggatgaatttttttgtttatgatatGGAGACATGGCCCtaattataaaataagaaCAGTTGAAAATGATATATGCTCATTAACTTCTGCAAGAATCTTTGTAAGCATGCAATGTATCGTGGCGAAAATCTCTATTCTCACTGCACTTCTTAATGCAACCAGGGTTCCCCCTGGAAGGCTCTTGAGAAAGCGATGGGTAATTTGAAGAAGGAAGGTTCAATAGAGGATGTATTACGTCAGCAGATTGAAAAGAAGGAATTCTATGAAGAGAGAGGCGccggcggtggtggtggtggccgCAGTGGCGGGGGCGGTGGCAGCAGTGGTGATGGTGTAGGTGGCTCTGGTGGATCCGAGGATGAAGGCCTTGCTGGAATCTTGGATGAAACACTGCAAGTTATTTTAGCAACCGttggatttatttttctggTAATAATCTCGCATTCTCTTGAAGGAGGTGCATGCATTAttatgtcttttctttttctcttgatTAGGCATTTTCAAATCTTTCTGTGCAAATTCTGTATCTACAATTCACCATCTGTTAAGCTTGTTGTTTTCTTAGAAGTGTGAGATGAAAGACAAGGCACACACACAATGCACATAAGTGAAAGCATCACACCTAACAGAAAACTGGCTCTTGGCTAATTGTAAAGTATCTCTCATTGTTGTTGCTCTGCTTGATTACAGCTGCTTATATGAATACTAGCACCTTGGCACGTGCTTCCTCATGTGGCTAGAGGAATTTCCCCTAAACATTCATTGACAATATTGATTCACCTTCAACCTTTGAGTTTTGTTAAAATGCTTGGCCAtagtttggatttttcttcCGCATTTCTTTGAAATTTACTATGTACCTTAAATCCTGCCTGCTCCTTGCTTGCATAAGTGGATGAGAAACCAACTTCCTCTCAAGAATCCATCTCCCTGTGCTTAACTTGCTGCCACGTGGTAAAAGGGGGATGCCAAATAACTACTGGAAACAGCCCAAGGAATGCGATATGGagctggtttttttttttttttttcctcctttttgaattaattgTTGTGTTTACAAATTAtgttcttctcttttctgAAGCAAGTAAAGAATGActcttttgttgtttcttcAGTGTCTCTCATGCAATTTTGAAGCCTAGAGTACCTTCTAAGGTACGATTCGTAGCTTGGATCATTGCTCATGGAAGGATGAGTACTTGTGATGTGCAAAAATGCTGCTGAAAGCTATCTTTTGCTGCTTCACTGTCTCATTGCTCTGCCTTTGTGGCAGAGATTGTTTAGGGGGTCTAATGTGGCCTTGTATATTCCAGTTTCATGTAAGGCCTTATTGTATGAGAGGCACAAGTTCTttcaagagagagaggggcaTGGTGTAGGGACGATGTGCTGTGATGGTAAATTTTTGGGTCTTGTTGACGGAAAGGAATAGGAAGGCTTTCATGGGAGCTAGGGGTGGATCACTTGTGGGATAGGGTTAGATTTTGAGAGTCTGTTTCTTCAGAGTTCAGAGTTCAGAGATAATTCTTTTCAGGCTATTTTTTTTCACGACTGGAGTTTTGTTGTGCAAAGCCTATCGACTTTAACGTTTTGCAGTAATACTTATGATGATTCTTATTAGTTGTAGAAAAGATGGCTAGATAACTCAGTGGAAGTCTTTTCCCCAGTGTTGTACTTTTCATCTTTATAGTAATAAAAGCTTGTTtcttatcaaaaatagccCCCTCCCCCCTCCTATTGCTATTTTATGATATAGAAATTAGAGAATCTGGATCATTACTATTTCCTCTACCCAATATCTATTTACAGTTCAAACTGGAATGATTTTCTTGCAGTATTTTTACATCATCAGTGGTGAGGAGTGGACTCGGCTAGCAAAGGACTACCTCAAGTTTGTGTTTTCAGGGTCCAAGAGTATTCGTTTGAATCGTGCCATGTACAAATGGGGAAAGTTCTACAAGCGGCTGACTGAGAAGAAGGAGTATGATAAGTTCTGGTTGGAAAAGGCCATAATCACTACCCCAACTTGGTGGGATAGCCCTGAAAAGTACCGCCATATCGTTAGATCTAATTTAGGATCAGATTCAGATGAATAATCCAAGTCGCATTGTATGACCCTTCCCTCTTCCATGTGCCatctcctttttattttggaggATTGTATAAGTTCCcagttattttcttctttttttgtatgAGTTTTCCAGTTTAAAGCCTACATTTTATTGCTACTTTTGACAGTTAAAGATCCGTAAACAATCAAGTTCTTGTTTTTACTGCAAAAATTTGTCCCCTGGATTGGATCTCTGCAATTGTATCATAATAGGAATAGCAGTTGCAGCCAAAATTGAAGGGTTGATTGCAAGAGAATAAGAGTTGTGGGTTAAGGTGAATCGGAACTGAATTTATTGGGTTGCAAACTGCATGATTGCGAGTATGAAtttggctttgattttcttatatttttttagttttattctGAAGGGAGCTGACGGTATATTTGTGTCAACTGAACTAAACAACCACGTGCGCATTCTGTACTGTagtaatttttataatcaacTTGGACATGATCTAACTTATTGGTCATATTAAACTGAGTCACTAATGTCAAGTTGCCATTTGAAATCAGATTATGAGCaaattgttctttcttttataaagATAGAAACATATAAGATATGTATGTAGAGTAACAATTGCGCAAGGATGTTTTGAGACTAGTGAAAAAAAGATTgaatcaatttttattttataaagatAAAAACATCTTAAGATATTAAGTTTAAAAgtgttaaaattttaaataaaaaaaagtattcgataactttattttttgtaaaagcTAGGAAAAGGGAGGGAGATTTACTCTCACACACTGGTGCCTAGGAGTTTCAAATCCGAGACCACTGATCTTAGGCAAAACATACTTTTCTACTATGGTATGACCCCATTAGCAAGTATTCGATAACTTTCATTCAAGTctttctgccaaaaaaaacaaacaggaTCTTGCTCATAACTTTCTTTCAAGTCTTTCTGTACAAGAAGCAAAAACTTTGTGGAATGATTAGTAACTTGTAGAACTTTCCGGtgaaaaagaagtaaattacACAAGTTACAAAGAACATATCAAGAAGAGTTGAAACATCACTTTCCTTCTAAGATCTCCCCTAGACATGTTTCAACAAAATGGTTACTCTCCCCACAAAGCTTATTAACCAGAGAACAGCATATGCCTTTTTCCAGTGCATAACCTGTCCTAAACATAAAGTCTAAAACAAGTAAAGAATCTACCATCCTCTCTCTTTGTGAGAGACAATCAACcagtctctcaaaagtttccCGCTTTGGTTCTCTTACTCTTTAACATTTCTATCAACCATTTGAATCCGTCTGCAGCATCTCCTTGATCACACAATCCAATGATGATATCATCATGAGTACCAACACTTGGTTCTAAATCTCTATTCTTCATATAAGTCCACAAAGTTTTTGCTTCTTGTGCAGCTCCAACCTGGCAAAGCCCTTTAATAAGTGGGGTGTACGAGCAAGCTGATGGCTGTAAACATTGAGTCAGGAGCTCTCGGAGTAAGTTCATATTTTCTACTATCTTGCCCTCCCTACAGAAACCTTGGATTACAGTTTTGTATGTAATCAAATCAGGAACAATACCCTTCTAGGGCACTTCTTCGAACAATCGATATGCCTCATCGGTCCTTCCATGTAAACACAGCCCTGTCATCATTGCATTGTAACTGACTCTGGTTTCTTTATGACCTCCACCACACATCTCCTTGAACAAGATCTTGGCCCTTTCAAAATTACCAATCTTACAAAACCCATGAATCATTGTATTGTATGTGAACTTGTTTGGACGATATCCCTTCTCAATCATCTCAAACCAAAGCTTCCTAGCTTCCCCAAGCCACAACCCATTGTACAAAGACCATGAATCATGGTCGTATACATGGCAATATCTGGAGCATAGCCTCTATCCTTAAGATCATTAAAAACCCGTAAACCCCTATAGCCCCTTTCCTTTCTTACACAGCCAATTGATTACTTCCTGATACATATCTGGGACACTGTTCTTTGCAGTCATGGTGTGGAGGAGTTCGGATACTCTAGTATATTTGTTCTCCTTATCAATTTATTGAAAGCAGCATTTCCCTTGTTATCATCACAAAAAGCTTGAATGAGATACCCATCAGTATCAACATCAACATCAGCTACAACACCACATTCTATCATTTCTTGATACAGTTTCCAAATAATCAGTCCTCCCAACCTTAAGGCAACCTGACAAAGCTGCATTCCAAGTCATTATCGACGGGCACACTCCAACCCCTTTAAACACATGACACGTATCCATAAACATAACCATGATTACATTGCTTAGGTCCATAAACATAACCCAAATCCCAGATTAAACACATGAAGCCATTTCACCATTGCCTATATCAAAAGCCTCACTTCATTCTAGCAGAAAAGACACCTACAACAACCCCACCTCAACAAACCCCAAGTTCTCCAAGATCATCTGGGACTTCTTGGTGAAATTGAATATTCTTGGTGAAGATTACCCAAttgcaaaattaaaacaaaaaatggttTTCTTACTAGGTCGAATAAGAGACTGAGA
The window above is part of the Prunus dulcis chromosome 1, ALMONDv2, whole genome shotgun sequence genome. Proteins encoded here:
- the LOC117631001 gene encoding uncharacterized protein LOC117631001 isoform X2; this translates as MMSTLQITSCQPCNYFRNTSQSLRFSSKPKVIQHKCMAVLKNKQRRLVSKYHQSAGPVCLLGGKGKNESGGGDEGSPWKALEKAMGNLKKEGSIEDVLRQQIEKKEFYEERGAGGGGGGRSGGGGGSSGDGVGGSGGSEDEGLAGILDETLQVILATVGFIFLYFYIISGEEWTRLAKDYLKFVFSGSKSIRLNRAMYKWGKFYKRLTEKKEYDKFWLEKAIITTPTWWDSPEKYRHIVRSNLGSDSDE
- the LOC117631001 gene encoding uncharacterized protein LOC117631001 isoform X1, which gives rise to MSGLDVKTLNKPAYHINHICFPLVEEGLRRKPLPSLNLPPSFLRYCNSKSQQEQPNPSFKITSCQPCNYFRNTSQSLRFSSKPKVIQHKCMAVLKNKQRRLVSKYHQSAGPVCLLGGKGKNESGGGDEGSPWKALEKAMGNLKKEGSIEDVLRQQIEKKEFYEERGAGGGGGGRSGGGGGSSGDGVGGSGGSEDEGLAGILDETLQVILATVGFIFLYFYIISGEEWTRLAKDYLKFVFSGSKSIRLNRAMYKWGKFYKRLTEKKEYDKFWLEKAIITTPTWWDSPEKYRHIVRSNLGSDSDE